CTCCTCCTGGAGCGCATCGGCCCTCTGGCCCGGGCGCTCGAGCGGGAGGAGCGCGTGTTCCTGGCCGTCGCGCAGAATCCCGCCGCCGAAGCGCGCGCGTTCCGCGAGCAGCACCGGATCGCCTTCCCCCTCGCCTGCGAGGATCCGCCGTACCCCGCTTCGCGCGCCTACGGGGTCGTCACCGTGCCGACGCTGATCGTCATCGACGGCACGGGACGGATCGCCGAGCGCGTGGAGGGTTTCATCAAGTCCGAAGTCCTGGCCCTCGGGCCGGCCGCCGAGCAGGCGCTCGCGCTGGGCGACATCCCGCCCGTG
This window of the Candidatus Binatia bacterium genome carries:
- a CDS encoding TlpA disulfide reductase family protein, with the protein product MNPGAGLPGAVAPDFDVRLLGGGYQELRDLVQPGGGIVIFFKTECETSALLLERIGPLARALEREERVFLAVAQNPAAEARAFREQHRIAFPLACEDPPYPASRAYGVVTVPTLIVIDGTGRIAERVEGFIKSEVLALGPAAEQALALGDIPPVLERPEELPDLKPG